The Yoonia sp. SS1-5 genome contains a region encoding:
- a CDS encoding DUF4167 domain-containing protein, translating to MRSSKSRSRNKNRNNRPSGGNIINRVFDSQGPDGKVRGTPQQIIEKYNQLHRDAVLSGDRVDAENFAQHAEHYTRLLAEAQREVDARREEQEAQNRERQAERDRERNERLKAQEAAAQQDPASMDQPDPQQHADATVIDASADKDAGLVETPEEKPKRPRKPRAPRKPKQPRDDGNTPPTGGDAAPEAAE from the coding sequence ATGAGATCATCGAAGTCACGGTCGCGGAACAAGAACCGCAATAACCGCCCGTCGGGTGGCAACATCATCAACCGGGTTTTTGACAGCCAGGGTCCTGACGGCAAGGTGCGTGGCACCCCGCAACAGATTATCGAGAAATACAACCAGCTGCATCGTGATGCAGTCCTGTCAGGCGACAGGGTGGATGCCGAGAACTTCGCGCAGCATGCCGAACATTACACCCGCCTGCTGGCCGAGGCACAGCGCGAGGTTGACGCCCGCCGCGAGGAACAGGAAGCACAGAACCGCGAACGGCAAGCTGAACGTGATCGTGAACGTAATGAGCGCCTCAAAGCGCAGGAGGCTGCCGCCCAGCAGGACCCCGCGAGCATGGACCAGCCCGACCCCCAGCAACATGCCGATGCAACCGTGATTGATGCATCAGCTGACAAGGATGCCGGTCTGGTTGAAACGCCCGAGGAAAAGCCCAAACGCCCGCGCAAGCCACGCGCACCTCGCAAGCCCAAGCAGCCACGGGATGACGGCAATACGCCACCCACCGGCGGCGATGCCGCACCCGAGGCGGCCGAGTAA
- the prmC gene encoding peptide chain release factor N(5)-glutamine methyltransferase, which yields MTTVQQSLRAANKVLAAADIPDGPRDARRLMAAALNTRPDRITLCLNNALDAAEEKAFFAKVDDRSKGRPVSHLVGGRDFYDRWFFVNEDVLDPRPETEMLVQVALSARFGDVLDLGTGSGAILVTLLAARPTATGVGTDISQAALRVAARNAAAHDVAARAAFRVSDWYARVEGAFDLIVANPPYIAADEMDGLQPDVRLYEPRIALTDEADGLTAYRKIVAGAPTHLRAGGQLMVEIGPTQAAAVTHMMSKAGFERVKVHPDLDGRDRVVCGQWPENADQNRG from the coding sequence GTGACGACAGTTCAGCAGTCGTTGCGTGCTGCAAATAAGGTCCTTGCCGCTGCGGATATTCCGGATGGGCCACGTGACGCGCGCCGTTTGATGGCCGCGGCATTGAATACCCGCCCGGACCGCATCACGCTTTGCCTGAACAACGCATTGGATGCCGCTGAAGAAAAAGCATTTTTTGCCAAAGTTGATGATCGGTCCAAGGGCCGCCCGGTATCACATCTGGTCGGTGGGCGCGACTTCTACGATCGCTGGTTTTTTGTGAATGAAGATGTGCTTGATCCGCGACCGGAAACAGAAATGCTTGTTCAGGTGGCCCTTTCAGCGAGGTTCGGGGATGTACTGGATCTTGGCACGGGGTCGGGGGCCATTCTTGTGACCCTTCTGGCCGCGCGGCCGACAGCGACCGGCGTAGGAACGGATATATCACAAGCTGCGCTGCGCGTGGCAGCCCGCAATGCGGCGGCGCATGATGTGGCCGCCCGTGCCGCGTTCCGGGTGTCGGATTGGTATGCGCGCGTGGAGGGCGCATTTGACCTGATCGTCGCGAACCCGCCTTATATCGCAGCCGACGAAATGGACGGGCTGCAGCCTGATGTCCGGCTCTATGAACCGCGCATCGCACTGACCGATGAGGCGGACGGCCTGACGGCATATCGCAAGATAGTCGCGGGGGCGCCAACGCATCTGCGCGCCGGCGGGCAGCTGATGGTCGAGATCGGGCCGACACAGGCCGCAGCAGTCACGCATATGATGAGCAAGGCCGGTTTTGAACGGGTAAAGGTGCATCCGGATCTTGATGGTCGTGACCGGGTTGTATGTGGCCAATGGCCGGAAAATGCCGACCAAAACAGGGGATAA
- the prfA gene encoding peptide chain release factor 1, with protein MIAADRIEQLIDRFQFLEAKMADGSAGADIAALGKEYAELRPVVETVTAYKELVAQIADAEAMLSDPEMKELAEAELPELKAQLEASEQDVQLALLPKDAADGRPALLEIRPGTGGDEASLFAGDLLRMYQRYAEGQGWRFEILEQSQTELGGIKEVVARIAGDGVFAKMKYESGVHRVQRVPETESGGRIHTSAATVAVLPEAEDVDIEINPADIRIDTMRASGSGGQHVNTTDSAVRILHEPTGIIVVSSEKSQHRNREIAMQVLKTRLFDLERQRVDNERSADRKSQVGSGDRSERIRTYNFPQGRMTDHRINLTLYSLGQVMQGDLDEIVSALQADAQATLLAEMGA; from the coding sequence ATGATTGCAGCTGACCGTATCGAACAACTGATAGACCGTTTCCAGTTTCTGGAGGCGAAGATGGCCGATGGCTCTGCCGGGGCTGATATTGCCGCATTGGGCAAGGAATATGCCGAGCTTCGGCCGGTGGTCGAAACGGTGACCGCCTATAAGGAGCTTGTGGCACAGATCGCCGATGCCGAAGCGATGCTGTCGGACCCCGAGATGAAGGAACTGGCCGAGGCGGAATTGCCCGAACTCAAGGCACAGCTGGAGGCATCCGAACAGGATGTGCAACTGGCGCTTCTGCCCAAGGATGCCGCAGACGGGCGCCCGGCCTTGCTGGAAATCCGCCCCGGGACAGGCGGTGACGAGGCGTCACTTTTTGCCGGTGATTTGCTGCGCATGTATCAGCGCTATGCCGAAGGGCAGGGCTGGCGGTTTGAAATACTCGAACAAAGCCAGACAGAGCTTGGCGGCATCAAAGAGGTTGTGGCGCGCATCGCGGGCGACGGTGTCTTTGCCAAAATGAAATATGAAAGCGGCGTTCACCGTGTGCAACGCGTGCCAGAAACCGAAAGCGGCGGGCGCATCCATACCTCTGCCGCGACGGTCGCCGTGTTGCCCGAAGCCGAAGACGTGGATATCGAGATTAATCCCGCTGATATTCGCATTGATACGATGCGCGCCTCTGGCTCGGGCGGGCAGCACGTGAACACGACGGATTCCGCCGTGCGTATCCTGCATGAACCCACCGGGATCATCGTGGTCAGTTCGGAGAAATCGCAGCACCGCAACCGCGAGATTGCGATGCAGGTGCTAAAAACCCGGCTGTTTGATCTTGAACGGCAGCGCGTCGACAACGAACGCTCTGCTGACCGCAAAAGCCAGGTAGGGTCGGGGGATCGCTCTGAACGGATCAGAACCTACAATTTTCCCCAGGGCCGGATGACGGATCACCGGATCAATCTGACGCTCTATTCGCTGGGGCAGGTGATGCAGGGTGATCTCGACGAGATTGTGAGCGCGTTGCAGGCGGATGCGCAGGCGACATTGCTGGCCGAGATGGGCGCGTGA
- a CDS encoding DUF1499 domain-containing protein, which translates to MRILSVLLLLALGLIAYVRLVPTQAAKWHVLPDVAAPGDVSGLGSFLAARRLTSSAEDALTAVERRALATPRTKLIKGSVAEGLLTFQTRSAVIGFPDYTTVGVRDDLLIIYGRLRFGQSDLGVNRARVAGWLETLGPLTEPL; encoded by the coding sequence ATGCGTATCTTATCTGTGCTTTTGCTTCTTGCGCTTGGGCTGATTGCCTATGTGCGTCTGGTGCCGACCCAGGCCGCCAAATGGCATGTGCTGCCTGATGTGGCGGCACCCGGCGATGTCTCGGGGCTCGGCAGCTTTCTGGCTGCCCGCCGTCTGACCAGCAGCGCCGAGGACGCCCTTACAGCCGTGGAACGCCGCGCATTGGCGACCCCGCGCACCAAACTTATCAAGGGCAGTGTGGCCGAGGGCCTGCTGACGTTTCAGACCCGGTCGGCTGTGATCGGCTTTCCCGACTACACGACCGTCGGCGTCCGGGACGACCTGTTGATCATTTACGGCCGGCTCCGCTTTGGTCAAAGCGATCTGGGCGTCAACCGGGCGCGGGTCGCCGGATGGCTGGAAACGCTTGGCCCCTTGACCGAGCCGCTGTGA
- the speB gene encoding agmatinase codes for MPNQPISGNDLARFSGPQTFMRLPEASTAQGLNVGFIGIPMDIGTSWRSGTRMGPKQLREQSAMIRPYNIQTGAAPFDALQCADLGDVPINTFSLSSSISIITDTYAAHLKHDFIPMTLGGDHTLTLPVLRAVAAKHGPVALVHVDAHADVNDEMFGERETHGTVFRRAYEEGIITADKVFQIGLRGTGYTADDFTEAAGWGFNQYLAPALWHKSLSPLAADIKAQIGDQPCYITYDIDSLDPAYAPGTGTPEIGGLTTPQAMELIRGLRGLNIVGCDLVEVSPPYDPSGNTALTGANLMFEMLSILPGVPYR; via the coding sequence ATGCCAAATCAACCGATCAGCGGCAATGATCTGGCCCGGTTTTCCGGCCCGCAAACCTTTATGCGCCTGCCCGAGGCCAGCACCGCCCAAGGGCTGAATGTGGGCTTTATCGGTATCCCGATGGATATCGGCACATCCTGGCGGTCTGGCACCCGCATGGGCCCAAAGCAACTGCGGGAGCAATCGGCGATGATCCGGCCCTATAACATCCAGACCGGGGCGGCCCCGTTTGATGCGTTGCAATGCGCCGATCTGGGTGACGTACCGATCAATACGTTTTCGCTTTCCAGCAGTATCAGCATTATTACAGATACTTATGCCGCACACCTCAAGCATGATTTCATCCCGATGACCCTGGGCGGGGATCATACCCTGACCTTGCCGGTCTTGCGCGCGGTGGCTGCAAAACACGGACCTGTCGCGCTGGTGCATGTCGATGCCCATGCGGACGTTAATGACGAGATGTTTGGCGAACGCGAGACCCACGGCACCGTCTTTCGCCGGGCGTATGAGGAAGGTATTATCACCGCTGACAAGGTCTTTCAGATCGGCCTGCGCGGGACGGGCTACACCGCCGATGACTTTACCGAGGCGGCAGGTTGGGGGTTCAACCAATATCTGGCACCGGCCCTCTGGCATAAATCATTGTCCCCGCTTGCGGCCGATATCAAGGCGCAGATCGGCGATCAGCCATGCTATATCACCTACGATATCGACAGTCTGGATCCTGCGTACGCCCCTGGCACGGGAACCCCGGAAATCGGCGGCCTGACCACCCCGCAAGCGATGGAGCTGATCCGCGGATTGCGGGGGCTGAACATCGTGGGCTGCGATCTGGTCGAGGTATCGCCCCCTTATGATCCATCGGGGAATACGGCCCTGACCGGCGCAAACCTGATGTTTGAAATGTTGTCGATTTTGCCCGGGGTGCCGTACCGTTAG
- the speB gene encoding agmatinase, translating to MTLDKAREVVDAAFTRSDKRGLSFENAFGGATSFMRRTYTKDLSGFDLAVTGVPFDQAVTHRPGTRFGPRAIREASTLQTFDPPYGWDGFDPLGDFAIADYGDMPFDYADTRGVPALLEAHIAGILAQGCGTITLGGDHFITLPILRAHADRYGPLSVVQFDAHSDLWPDQDMDRIDHGTMMYKAVKLGLVDVSRSVQIGIRTECDDYLGMPYIDARTCHEKGSAWVAREIRTRVGDHPTYVTFDIDALDPAFAPGTGTPVWGGLASWQAAAMLRDIAGINMVGGDVVEVSPPYDTTGATAIAGAHVAMELCCLALWNKRDK from the coding sequence ATGACCCTGGACAAAGCGCGCGAGGTGGTTGATGCCGCCTTTACCCGCAGTGACAAACGTGGATTGTCCTTTGAAAATGCCTTTGGCGGGGCCACGTCCTTTATGCGCCGGACATATACCAAGGATTTGAGCGGCTTTGATCTGGCCGTCACCGGGGTGCCGTTTGATCAGGCGGTCACACATCGGCCCGGCACCCGGTTTGGCCCCCGCGCGATCCGCGAGGCGTCGACCCTGCAGACCTTTGATCCCCCTTATGGATGGGATGGGTTTGATCCACTGGGGGATTTTGCCATCGCGGATTATGGCGACATGCCGTTTGACTATGCCGATACGCGCGGCGTGCCGGCGCTGCTTGAGGCGCATATCGCTGGTATTCTTGCGCAGGGCTGCGGGACGATCACATTGGGGGGTGATCACTTTATCACCCTGCCGATCCTGCGCGCCCATGCAGACCGGTACGGGCCGCTTTCTGTTGTGCAATTTGATGCGCATTCCGACCTTTGGCCCGATCAGGATATGGACCGGATCGACCATGGCACGATGATGTACAAGGCCGTCAAACTTGGTCTTGTCGATGTCAGCCGGTCAGTGCAAATCGGCATCCGAACTGAATGCGATGACTATCTGGGCATGCCCTATATCGACGCCCGCACATGCCATGAAAAAGGCAGCGCCTGGGTGGCCCGGGAAATCAGGACCCGGGTCGGTGATCACCCGACTTACGTGACCTTTGACATTGATGCGCTTGATCCCGCCTTTGCGCCCGGAACGGGGACACCTGTTTGGGGTGGTCTGGCCTCGTGGCAGGCCGCTGCGATGCTGCGCGACATCGCAGGCATCAACATGGTGGGCGGGGACGTCGTCGAAGTCTCGCCGCCCTATGACACAACGGGTGCGACCGCCATTGCAGGTGCGCATGTCGCGATGGAACTGTGCTGTCTGGCGCTTTGGAACAAGAGGGATAAGTGA
- a CDS encoding M20 aminoacylase family protein — protein sequence MPVINRIADFSDDMTAWRRHLHARPELRFECHETAAFVADKLRAFGVDEIHEGIATSGIVAIINGQGTGPTIGLRADMDALPMSEITGLEYASTVPDRMHACGHDGHTTMLLGAARYLAETRNFAGRVALIFQPAEEGGGGAEVMVQEGVLDRFEISEVYALHNAPNHPVGSFYTTPGPIMAAVDTFDIHITGKGGHGAMPHETADPIIAAVGMVTAIQTIVSRNHYAQDDLVVSVTQIHTGSADNIIPDKAYVNGTVRTFKPEVQAMVMSRLDDIVAGQAAAYGVRAELVYERGYPATINDPQKATFAAEVAREVSAEVVDDTGREMGAEDFSYMLQARPGAYLFVGNGESAGLHHPAYDFADETAPAGASFFARLVERSLPLA from the coding sequence ATGCCTGTAATTAACCGGATCGCTGACTTCTCGGACGACATGACAGCATGGCGCCGCCATCTGCATGCACGTCCCGAACTTCGGTTTGAATGTCACGAAACAGCCGCCTTTGTTGCAGATAAGCTGCGTGCCTTTGGCGTGGACGAAATCCACGAAGGGATCGCCACGTCGGGCATTGTGGCCATCATCAACGGGCAGGGCACTGGCCCGACAATTGGATTGCGCGCAGATATGGATGCGCTGCCCATGTCCGAGATCACCGGGCTGGAATATGCATCTACCGTGCCGGATCGCATGCATGCCTGCGGGCATGACGGGCATACCACCATGTTATTGGGGGCGGCCCGCTATTTGGCCGAAACCCGCAATTTCGCCGGACGGGTGGCGCTCATTTTTCAGCCGGCTGAGGAGGGTGGAGGCGGCGCCGAGGTCATGGTGCAAGAAGGCGTGCTGGACCGGTTTGAAATATCAGAGGTATATGCCCTGCATAACGCCCCCAACCATCCAGTTGGGTCCTTCTACACCACGCCCGGGCCGATCATGGCGGCGGTTGATACGTTTGACATTCATATCACCGGCAAGGGCGGGCACGGGGCGATGCCGCATGAAACCGCTGACCCGATCATCGCCGCGGTCGGTATGGTCACGGCCATTCAGACAATTGTCAGCCGCAATCACTATGCGCAGGATGATCTGGTGGTCTCGGTCACCCAGATCCACACGGGATCAGCCGACAATATCATTCCGGACAAAGCCTATGTGAATGGCACGGTGCGGACCTTTAAGCCAGAGGTTCAGGCCATGGTCATGTCCCGGCTTGATGACATTGTGGCCGGGCAGGCCGCCGCATACGGTGTCAGGGCCGAACTGGTCTACGAAAGGGGGTATCCGGCAACGATTAACGACCCGCAAAAGGCCACCTTTGCCGCCGAGGTTGCGCGCGAAGTGTCGGCAGAGGTCGTTGACGATACCGGACGCGAAATGGGGGCAGAGGATTTTTCCTACATGCTGCAGGCCCGCCCGGGCGCCTATCTTTTTGTGGGCAATGGTGAAAGCGCCGGCCTGCACCATCCGGCCTATGATTTTGCCGATGAGACCGCACCCGCCGGGGCCTCGTTCTTTGCAAGGTTGGTCGAGCGGTCGTTGCCGCTGGCGTAA
- a CDS encoding outer membrane beta-barrel protein encodes MKTSLILALTLSAAAPTTALADWNGWYAGLSAGSVSDNEFVITSGTTGAQADLNDSSNFGGFIGHLNQSGSAVFGGEIEISTIDELTGSDPAAPVTVELDTLVIDVKAKAGFAVDNILAYGVLGISAYSFENSLLADDFQQTGLSYGAGIDFKLSDSFFIGAEYLSRNPSGITPVAGTNLQAEHESSVNSISIRAGMTF; translated from the coding sequence ATGAAAACAAGTCTTATTCTTGCGCTGACACTTAGCGCCGCTGCACCAACAACGGCACTGGCTGATTGGAATGGCTGGTATGCAGGTCTTTCGGCTGGATCAGTTTCCGACAACGAATTTGTCATCACATCCGGCACAACCGGCGCGCAGGCCGATCTGAACGACAGTTCCAACTTCGGCGGCTTCATCGGCCATCTGAACCAGTCAGGTTCCGCGGTATTTGGCGGTGAAATCGAAATCTCGACAATCGACGAACTGACAGGCAGCGACCCCGCTGCCCCGGTCACGGTTGAGCTTGATACATTGGTGATTGATGTAAAAGCCAAGGCAGGTTTTGCCGTCGACAACATTCTGGCATACGGCGTTTTGGGGATTTCGGCCTACAGTTTCGAAAACAGCCTGCTAGCGGATGATTTTCAACAGACTGGCCTCAGCTACGGCGCGGGCATCGACTTCAAGCTGAGCGACAGCTTTTTCATCGGTGCCGAATATCTGTCGCGTAATCCGTCCGGTATCACCCCGGTTGCAGGTACAAATCTGCAGGCAGAGCACGAGTCCTCGGTCAATTCGATCAGCATTCGCGCCGGTATGACCTTCTAA
- the mazG gene encoding nucleoside triphosphate pyrophosphohydrolase yields the protein MADDPLIHDPDGGMPRLLEIMRRLRDPDTGCPWDIEQDFASIAPYTIEEAYEVADAIARSDWTELEGELGDLLLQTVYHTQMGAEAGHFTFDTVVRAISDKMVARHPHVFGDESRDKSAEQQVADWEKIKAAERAGKAQTRTLDGVATGLPALTRAVKLQKRAARVGFDWPDTAHVIDKIIEEAGELVEARDHLTQEAAEEEFGDLLFVVANLARHLQIDPETALRATNAKFTRRFEAVEDALARDGKTPSQSDLAEMDALWDQVKAAEKAAS from the coding sequence ATGGCTGACGATCCACTTATTCACGACCCCGATGGTGGCATGCCGCGCCTGCTGGAAATCATGCGCCGCCTGCGGGACCCTGACACGGGATGTCCGTGGGATATCGAACAGGATTTTGCATCCATCGCCCCCTACACGATCGAGGAAGCCTATGAGGTTGCCGATGCCATCGCCCGCAGCGACTGGACCGAGCTTGAGGGCGAGTTGGGGGACCTGCTGCTGCAGACGGTTTACCACACCCAAATGGGCGCCGAGGCGGGGCATTTCACCTTTGACACGGTCGTCCGCGCCATCAGCGACAAAATGGTGGCCCGCCATCCACATGTTTTTGGGGACGAATCCCGCGATAAATCCGCCGAACAACAGGTTGCGGATTGGGAAAAGATCAAGGCGGCCGAACGGGCGGGCAAAGCGCAGACCCGCACACTTGATGGGGTGGCCACGGGTCTTCCTGCGCTGACACGCGCGGTCAAACTGCAAAAGCGTGCGGCCCGGGTCGGGTTTGACTGGCCGGACACTGCCCATGTCATCGACAAGATCATTGAAGAGGCCGGTGAACTGGTCGAGGCCCGTGATCACCTGACCCAGGAAGCGGCGGAAGAAGAGTTCGGGGATCTGCTGTTTGTGGTCGCCAATCTTGCCCGCCATTTACAGATCGACCCCGAAACCGCATTGCGCGCCACAAATGCGAAATTCACCCGGCGTTTCGAAGCGGTCGAAGACGCCTTGGCCCGCGACGGCAAAACCCCGTCGCAAAGCGATCTGGCGGAAATGGACGCGCTTTGGGATCAGGTCAAAGCGGCCGAAAAAGCCGCATCCTGA
- a CDS encoding autotransporter outer membrane beta-barrel domain-containing protein, with protein sequence MTNIRKFIGKTCIISTAWLAFASAAYAECNNDQIVFDPTDEEEETDEGGDPTAPLRTGPGGLATDCFQAGRAAGILSLQPNILARRAAQPSGIAVTQGTEANPLDGYSGPLWVALSGRTSELDNGDLDMGSATIGSDIFLGDVNVVGVMFQSDFAYQDGPIDTSFDGTGYLIGLYGIHFGADLTVDARIMAGQSSNDVTGGGDRADDISGTRWMASTQVSSEAEIAGGTTFMPHFALGWFEETMEEYTLAGSTVTEETVSYGQADVGGTLRYPLTLGGADGSVTFAVGGIWGFGGASENAVPSDFRGRVDLGVELFRASSWAVSAKVFEDGLGIENYSAQGLDLGITLWF encoded by the coding sequence ATGACAAATATTCGAAAATTTATTGGAAAGACATGTATTATCAGCACAGCGTGGTTGGCATTTGCCAGCGCCGCATATGCGGAATGCAACAACGATCAAATCGTATTCGACCCGACAGATGAGGAAGAAGAAACCGATGAAGGGGGCGATCCAACGGCCCCCCTCCGTACGGGTCCCGGCGGTCTGGCGACGGATTGTTTTCAGGCCGGCCGGGCGGCTGGTATCCTGTCGCTGCAGCCGAACATTCTGGCGCGCCGGGCCGCGCAACCCAGCGGGATTGCAGTGACACAAGGCACCGAGGCCAACCCCTTGGATGGATATTCCGGACCGCTTTGGGTGGCGCTTAGCGGGCGGACATCCGAACTTGATAACGGCGATCTGGATATGGGGTCCGCCACAATCGGCAGCGACATCTTTCTTGGGGATGTCAATGTGGTTGGGGTCATGTTCCAAAGCGATTTCGCCTATCAGGACGGCCCGATTGACACCAGCTTTGACGGAACAGGCTATCTGATCGGTCTTTACGGTATTCATTTCGGCGCTGACCTGACGGTCGATGCGCGGATCATGGCGGGCCAGTCCAGCAATGACGTCACCGGCGGTGGCGACCGGGCAGATGACATCAGCGGGACACGCTGGATGGCCTCGACCCAGGTCTCAAGCGAGGCTGAGATCGCAGGCGGCACAACATTCATGCCCCATTTCGCATTGGGCTGGTTTGAAGAAACGATGGAGGAATACACGCTGGCAGGCTCGACCGTGACCGAGGAAACCGTGTCCTACGGTCAGGCCGATGTGGGCGGCACATTGCGCTATCCGCTGACCCTTGGCGGGGCTGATGGCAGTGTGACATTCGCCGTGGGCGGCATCTGGGGCTTTGGGGGCGCGTCCGAAAACGCCGTGCCATCCGATTTCCGCGGGCGCGTCGATCTCGGGGTAGAGCTTTTTCGGGCCAGCAGCTGGGCCGTCTCTGCAAAGGTTTTCGAGGACGGTTTGGGCATCGAGAATTACAGCGCCCAAGGGCTTGATCTGGGTATCACCCTCTGGTTCTGA
- a CDS encoding SDR family NAD(P)-dependent oxidoreductase, translating into MKIENAKAIVTGGASGLGAATTKGLVDAGALVTIFDRDPRGADFAAEIGAYFAQVDVTDEDSVSKGLDQAIAAMDGLNTAINCAGIATTEKTLGRDGPHTQASFKRTIDINLNGTFNIARLAAAAMKDGGVIINTASVAAFDGQKGQAAYAASKAGIAGLSLPMARDLARNGIRVMSIAPGIFRTPMLEGLGQEVMDGLAADVVYPQRLGDPSEFAALARFIVECDYLNGTTIRLDGALRMP; encoded by the coding sequence ATGAAAATCGAAAACGCAAAGGCAATTGTGACAGGTGGCGCATCCGGATTGGGTGCCGCAACCACCAAGGGACTGGTCGACGCCGGGGCCCTGGTGACGATATTTGACAGGGATCCGCGCGGGGCGGATTTTGCCGCCGAGATCGGCGCCTATTTCGCGCAAGTTGACGTGACGGATGAAGACAGCGTCAGCAAGGGTCTGGATCAGGCAATCGCTGCGATGGACGGGCTGAACACGGCGATCAATTGCGCCGGGATCGCCACAACGGAAAAAACGCTGGGGCGCGATGGGCCACATACCCAAGCCAGTTTCAAGCGCACAATCGACATCAACCTGAACGGCACATTTAACATCGCGCGTCTGGCTGCCGCTGCAATGAAGGATGGTGGCGTGATCATCAACACCGCATCGGTCGCAGCATTTGACGGGCAAAAGGGACAAGCCGCCTATGCGGCCTCAAAGGCCGGGATCGCAGGGCTGTCCTTGCCAATGGCGCGCGATTTGGCACGCAACGGCATTCGGGTCATGTCCATCGCACCGGGGATATTCCGGACCCCCATGCTGGAAGGTCTGGGCCAAGAGGTCATGGATGGTCTAGCGGCCGATGTCGTCTACCCCCAACGGCTGGGTGACCCCAGCGAGTTTGCCGCGCTGGCCCGGTTCATCGTGGAATGCGACTACCTGAACGGAACAACCATTCGACTGGATGGGGCGCTGAGGATGCCATAG
- a CDS encoding cbb3-type cytochrome c oxidase subunit I, whose amino-acid sequence MINVWFSGKCDNSSGAISLIYYAVCLLCLIVAPLLANIRGWKPAALFFAVAAVYAVFGAVSFAQMQIALSHVREAGPAYDDTYYVVSRGHFLWNIGIAMAVFGAITWIQTRFGAMLYPTLTKILFWVLHVALIGITSFQGVLAFVLSRPWRYFDYPDFIETYVQIGAWSGFLSQVAVIGLLCLLLWSIIAKSLIK is encoded by the coding sequence TTGATCAACGTCTGGTTCAGTGGCAAATGCGACAATAGTTCCGGAGCGATTAGTTTGATTTATTATGCCGTCTGTCTGCTATGTTTGATCGTCGCACCGCTTCTGGCGAATATTCGCGGCTGGAAACCAGCCGCGCTGTTCTTTGCTGTAGCAGCCGTCTATGCAGTTTTCGGCGCAGTCAGCTTCGCGCAAATGCAAATTGCCCTGAGTCACGTCCGAGAAGCAGGACCCGCATATGACGACACCTACTACGTGGTAAGCCGCGGCCACTTCCTGTGGAACATTGGCATCGCGATGGCGGTCTTCGGTGCAATAACTTGGATACAAACGCGTTTTGGAGCGATGCTATACCCGACTCTGACCAAAATCCTCTTTTGGGTTTTGCATGTTGCATTGATTGGCATTACCTCTTTTCAAGGAGTTCTTGCATTCGTCCTGTCAAGGCCTTGGAGATACTTCGACTACCCCGATTTCATTGAAACCTACGTTCAAATTGGCGCTTGGTCAGGGTTTCTTTCACAAGTCGCTGTTATCGGACTTCTGTGCTTGTTGCTGTGGTCAATAATTGCGAAGTCGCTTATTAAGTAG
- a CDS encoding GNAT family N-acetyltransferase, with protein MKSLKFRKATVADVFPLSGLIQRTIRVSNARDYDRKSIDMLCAIFAPEPLTERIENENILLCFEGANLVGTVGLKGVYLRSLFVDPAFQGQGLGKVLTARIEEEARQRAIPEMMLHSSLTAREFYAALGYEFVELQSYPEGPFVLMRKPLNVHR; from the coding sequence ATGAAGTCGCTCAAATTCCGAAAGGCTACCGTTGCCGATGTGTTTCCGCTCAGCGGGCTGATCCAGCGCACAATCCGCGTTTCAAATGCTAGGGACTATGATCGAAAATCAATTGATATGCTGTGCGCGATTTTTGCACCGGAGCCGCTCACCGAAAGAATCGAAAATGAGAATATTCTTTTGTGTTTTGAGGGTGCCAATCTTGTTGGAACTGTGGGGCTGAAAGGTGTCTACCTGCGATCATTGTTCGTGGACCCTGCGTTTCAGGGGCAAGGGTTAGGCAAAGTGCTGACTGCAAGAATTGAAGAAGAAGCGCGACAGAGAGCAATCCCGGAAATGATGCTTCATTCCTCACTAACAGCGCGAGAGTTTTATGCGGCTCTTGGCTATGAATTTGTGGAATTGCAATCATACCCGGAAGGACCATTCGTCTTGATGAGAAAGCCGCTTAATGTGCACCGGTGA